The following nucleotide sequence is from Verrucomicrobiota bacterium.
CTGGCACCCGTCGCTGCGCCGGCACCCGTCGCGCCCGCGCCCGTCGCTGCGCCCGCCGCGCCGCAGGTTGAGACCGCGGCGACTGCCGAACCGAAACAGGGCAACTGGTGGTCGCTCAAGGCGCCCGGCGAAAAGCAGGAAATCATGGAGGGCTGGCTTTACCAGCACAGCACCGGCAACGCAGCCGCGAAGGCCGCGGTGATGAAGGAAGTCCAGAACGCAAAGCTCTCCCCCGCTGACAAGGCAATGATTGAAGGCATCCGCGCGCGGCTCAAGCTGCCGCCGATGCCGCTGCCCTAGCCGGCCCCCTCACGACAAGTTCACCGGGTCCACATCCACCGCCAGGTTTACGTCTTCGGGAAGCGACAGTGATTCCATCAGCGCCGCGAGCAACCGGCTCAACCGGCTCATCTGACGTGTCCGCAGCAGGAGCTGGTAGCGATAGAACGAGTCCGCCCGCAGCAACGGCGCGGGTGCTGGACCGGACACGAGGAAGTCGCGAAATGGTTTCGCGGCCATCGCAGGCCGGAGGGTGGGCGAGCGCGGAAGCTGGATGTCCGCGCCTGTCGACAGCGGCAACTCGAACCCGCCCCCCTCCTCTTCCCGCTCGCCCGCTTTCCCACCTTCGCCCGCGCCAGACTTCGCCAGGGTCGCGAGTTCCTCCGCCACGTGGTCCGCGCTCCGCTTCACCTTCTCCTCGTTCCGCCCGCGCAGCGTCAGCAGCGCCACGCGCGTTGCGGGCGGATACCTGAGCTGCTCGCGATACTCGATTTCCTGGTCGTAGAAGCCGTTGAAGTCGTGCCGGCGGGCATACTGAATCGCCGGATGAAACGGCGTGAAGCTCTGCACGAAGACTTCGCCCTCCACGTCGCCGCGGCCCGCGCGGCCCGCGACCTGCGTGAGCAACTGAAACGTCCGCTCGCCCGCGCGAAAGTCCGGGATGTGCAGCGAGAGGTCCGCGTGGATGACGCCGACGAGCGTGACGTTTTCGAAGTGCAGCCCCTTCGCGATCATCTGCGTGCCGACGAGTATGTCGATCCTGCCGGTCTTGAAGTCACCGAGCACGCGGCGGTAATCGTCCTTGCGCCTCATCAGGTCGGAGTCCATCCGCTGCACTCGCGCGCGCGGGAAGAGCTTCGCCAGCGCCTCCTCGACACGCTCCGTGCCGAGGCCCGAATAGCGGACGGCCGGGCTGCGGCATTTCGCCACGGGGCACACGGCCGGTGCTGGCGACTTGAACGCGCAGATGTGGCAGAGGAGTTCTTGCGCGCGCCGATGGTAAGTGAGCGAGACGCTGCAGTTCGGGCACTCGGCGACGTAGCCGCACTGCGGGCATTGCAGCGACGTGGCGTAGCCGCGGCGGTTGAGAAAGAGCATCACCTGCTCCTTCTTCTCCAGTCGCTGCAGGATCCCCTCGCGCAACTCGGGAGAGAAAATCGGTGGGCCGCCCTTCTCCTTGCGCGCGACCTGGCGCATGTCCACCACGCGCACGAGCGGCATCTTCTTGTGGTCGGCGCGGTGTGGCAGTCCGAGCAGTTCATATTTGCCGCGCTTCACGTTGTAGAAGCTCTCCATCGAGGGCGTCGCCGAGCCGAGCACCACGACCGCGCCTTCCATTTGACCGCGCACAACCGCGACGTCGCGCGCGTGATATCGTGGCGTTTCCTCCTGTTTGTAGGAATGCTCGTGCTCCTCGTCCACGATGATGAGCCCGAGCGGCTCGACGGGCGCGAAGATCGCCGAGCGCGCGCCGATGACGATGCGCGCCCGGCCCTGCCGGATCTTGTGCCACTCGTCGTGCCGCTCGCCCGCGCTCAGGTGCGAGTGCAGCACCGCCACCTGCGTCTGCAGCGGCCCGTGACCAAACCGCGCCTTGAACCGCTCGACCGTCTGCGGCGTGAGCGAAATCTCCGGCACCAGCACGATCGCCCCACGCGCGAGCGACAGCGAATGTGCGATGGCTTGCAGGTAAACCTCTGTCTTCCCCGAACCGGTGACACCGTGGAGGAGGAAGGTGGAATGCGTCGCGGGCGGGAGAGCGGGAGAGCGGGAGAGCGAGATTCCAGACGGCGCCGGGGCGACGCCTGCTTCCTCACGCTCCTGCGTTCCCGCTCCCGCGCCGCCGCCTCGATCCAGCGCGGCACGCACCGCAGCCAGCGCCTCCGACTGTTCTGCGTTCAACTCCAGCGGCTCGGTGCGGCTGATGATCTCCGTCGCATACGGGTCGCGCTCGCTCACGTGCGGGCTGATCACCACAAGGCCCCGGTCTTCGAGGCGGCGAACGGTTTCGGCGGTCGTGTCGGCGGCTTGCAGCAGTTCCTGCAGCAGCAATTCGCGCCGTTCTTCGATGATGTTCAAAATGTCCTTCTGGCGCTTCGTCAGCTTCGGCGCTTCACCCAACAGGGGCACGAGCCGGACGATCAGCCGTTCGCGCCAGCCCTCCTTCTCGCGGCGGATGGCCTCGGGCAGCACGCTCTTGAGCGCCACCTCCGGCGCGCAGCAATAATAGCCGCCGATCCAGCGCGCAAGCCGCAGCACCTTGGATGTGACGAGCGATTGCCGGCCGACGACGCCGATGAGGAAGCGCAGGTTCGTGTGCGGGGACTGCTCCGCGAGTGCGGTGACGCAGCCCATCACCTGCCTGGGGCCGAACGGCACCTTCACGCGCGTGCCAACCTCGACGCGCCCCTCGAGTTCCGGCGGCACCGCATAGTCGAACTCCTTGCGAAGTGCGATCTCGAGCGTAACGCGGGCGACCATGTGCGCGAAGAGTCGGGAGCAGAGGCGGTCGAGTCAAGCGGCGGCGCAGAAGGAGTGTGCAATGTGCCGTGTGCAGAGTCCAGACGGCCCGCGCGTGAGCGCGGCTCTCTGCACGCGTCCGGACGCCGGAGTCGCTCTTTCTTGCCCGGCTGCGGACCGCGGCAATCTGAACACGGATCACTCAACACTTCCCCCGCCGCCCGCGCCGCACTACAAAGACGGCGTGCACCGCCGCTGGATCATCTTCATGGCCGCCATCCTTGTAGTGGACGCGATCGTGGGCTGGCTTTGGTGGCGGCACTGGCGCGAGCACCGTTACGACAGCGAGATTGTTGCCGCGGCCAGGCGCTACAACATCGAGCCCGCGCTTGTAAAGGCCGTCGTGTGGCGCGAGAGCGCGTTCGACGCCCGCGCGCGCGGACGCGCCGGCGAGTTGGGGCTGATGCAACTCATGCCCGCCTCTGCCGGCGAATGGGCCGCGGCCGAGCGCGTGCCCGGCTTCATGCACAAGCACGTCCTCGATCCCCGCACAAACACTTTCGTGGGCGCATGGTATCTCGCGCACGCGCTCAAGCGTTATCCCGCGACCGACAACCCCACCGCCTACGCACTCGCAGACTACAACGCGGGCCGCGGCAACGTGCTCAAGTGGCTGCAAGGCCCGGCGGCGACAAACAGCTCGTCGTTTCTTTCGCAGATGACCTTCCCCGGCACGCGCCGGTACATCGAGTCGGTCCTTTCGGAACGTGAGCGGTTCCGCCGGGAGATGGCGCAGGAGCGATGAGGAGGCGGAGCCGCGCTCAAGCATCACAGGCCGGGATCCTGAACCTCATCCTCAGCCGCGCACATTCCCCTCGCCACCGCGCGCGCGCCGCCGCTAAATGTGCGCATGAAACCGTTGCTTCGCCTTGCCGTCCTCCTTGCGCTTGCCGCCGGTCCTCTGAGCGCCGCTGATCCGTTTGACCAGTCGCAGGTTCCGCTCGAAGTCGATGCGCCGGACGCGAAGCTCGCCAAAATCATCCTCCTCGCCGGCGGCCCGAGCAGCAAGACGATGGCGCACGAATACTTCGCCGGCTGCGCGTTGTTGCAGGGCTGGCTCAAACAACAGCCCGGCGTCTGGCCCATCATGGCGCGAGACTGGCCGAAGAATGAGAAGCTCCTCGAAGGCGCGAAATCCGTTGTCTATTTCGGCGACGGCGGCGGCAAGCAACCGTTCGTCGAACCCGCGCGCTGGGCAAAGCTCACGTCGTTGCTCGACTCGGGCGCGGGCCTCGTGCTGCTGCATCAGGCGGTCGATTTCCCGAAGGGGCCGGACGGCGACACGGTGAAGGACTGGCTCGGTGGCGTCTTTCGCAGCGACATCGGCTGCCGGGGACACTGGGACATGGACTTGAAGCCCGTCGGCGACCATCCCGTGCTGCGCGGCGTGAAACCCTTCGCCGCGCCTGCGGACGGCTGGCTCTACAACCTGCACTTCGCGAAGAGCGGTTCCGTGCCCCTGATCGCCGGACAGGTGCCGGAGAAATCGCGCACCACCGCGGACGCGAAGACTCACATCGGCCGCGACGAAGTCATCGCCTGGGCGCACCAGCGGCCCGGCGGCGGCCGCGGCTTCGGCTTCACAGGCGCGGACCTCCACAAGAGTTGGAGTTACCCGAGCCAGCGCACCCTCGTGCTCAACGGCATTCTTTGGACCGCGCACCGCGATGTGCCGAAAGCCGGCGTGTCGGTGGACCTCGCCGAGGCCGACCTGAACAAAAACCTCGACAAGAAGCCCGCGCCCGCCCCGCCGACGAAAGCCGCGAAGAAAGCCGCTGCTCCCCAATAGTCCCGGTTGAACGGTCGCCCCTGGGTCTAAATCGGCAGCCCCAACTGTTCCTCCTGCCCGATGGCGCGCGCATCCACGCCCCGTTCACGCAACGTCGCCGCGAACTCCTTCGCGTAACCATGCACGGTCAGCACGCGCTTCGGCCTCACGCGCTCGGCCAATTCCAGAAGCTCGCCGAAGTCCGCATGGTCGCTCAGCGGGAACGCCGCATCCGTCTTGAACCGAAACCGGGCTCCCGGATCGAGCGCCCAACCCGTCACCACCGCCGTGCGTCTCGGCGCAAGGCCATCCGGAATCTTCGCCGTGGGTGGAAAGACGACCACCTTGCCGCGCGCGGACTCCACGGCGAACGTCTCGTGCGGCGGCACCGCAAGCCCGCAACGGCCGCAGATGCGCGTGAGCTTCGCGGCGTCCTGCTGGAGCATCACCGGAAGTCCGGCGGCGGCGAGCCCGAGCAGAAGTTCCTGCGCCTTGCCGAGCGAGTAAGCGAGCAACACGGGCGTGACGCCCTCCGCGAGTGCCGCGCGGCAGAAGCCCACGATGTCCGCCCACACTTGCTCCACAGGCGGGAACCGATGCCACGGCAGCCCAAACGTCGTCTCCATGATGAGCGTGTCGGCGCGTCGCGGCTCGCACGGCTCGGCGCTGAGCCCGCGCCGCAGCTTGAAGTCGCCGGTGTAAAGCAGCGACGAGCCGTCCGACTCCACCAATGACATCGCGCTGCCGAAGATGTGGCCGGCGGGCACGAGCGTGACCCGGTAGAAATCGCTCGGCCCTCGAAACTCGGCGGCTTCGCCAAACTTGAGCCGGTGCTCGGTGCGTCTGCCGGCGACCCGCGCGCGCATGAGATGCGCCGTGGCCTCGGTGAGAATGACCTCGCCATGCGAGCCGATGTGGTCGCTGTGCGCGTGGGTGACCACCACCCGCTCCGCCCCGCGCCGCGAGCGACGCGGGTCCAGCCAGAGCGCGAGGCGCGGCACGTAAAGCCCGTCGCGGGTCAATTCGATTTGAAGCGGCATGGTGGCGTCGCTTGACAATCCAATGTCGAGACTCCCGGCCGCGAGAGTTGCGGGCTCGACATTGGAATGTCGAGCCGCGGAAAAGGGCTTTGGCGCCCTGCGGAGTTTCTGCGAGCATCCCGCGCCGTGGGCATTTCAGCGCGACAATTCGAGCGGATGCAGGCGCGCGTGAGCGGGGCGGCCAAGCGAAGCGCGACACCCGTTTCCGGCAGCCACCTCGGTTCGCCCGCGGCGGCGCACCAAATCTTCCTCGGCGTGGACCCGTCGCTGCGCGCGACGGGCTACGGCGTGATTCGACTCGCGAGGCCCTTCCCTCAAACGCTCGCTCACGGGACCATCGCCTGTCCCGCGGGTTGGGAGCTTTCGCGCTGCCTCGTGAAAATCGCCGCGACGCTGCGCGACGTGGTGCGTGCGCACAAGCCGACGGTGTGCGTGGTCGAGGGACTGTTCTTCGCGCAAAACCTCCAAACCGCGCTCATCATGGGCGAGGCGCGCGGCGCGGCGCTCGTGGCGGTGGCCGAGGCGGGACTGGAAATCTACGAGGTCGCGCCGCGCAAGGTGAAGCAGGCCATCGTCGGCTACGGCGCGGCTCAGAAACTCGCGGTGGCCAAGATGGTGCAGCGGATGTTGCGTCTCGCGGAGTTGCCCGCGCCCGATGCCGCGGACGCGCTCGCCCTCGCGCTCACGCACGCGCAGTCACACGGCAGGTTCAGTCTGACCGGTCCGAAGCGCGTCTGACTCGCATCCCGGACCGCAGAAAACCCAGGCAACTTTTCCGCCGGCAACGTGTAAGGAGCCGTGCACATGACGACTACCGGATTCCCCGCGGTCTGGCTGATCGTCATCGGGCTCGTCATGACCTTCGGAATCGCCGTGTTCGTCCTCGTCGTGATTGCGCTGATGCGAAGTTCCCGTGGACAGAACCGATCCGTGCCGCCACGCATCGGCGGGCTGGGCGTGGTTCCGCCAATGTTGGATGACAGCTTCACCAATCCCGCGAATCCGATGTATCACGTGCACCACGGGTCGGCTGCCGCCATGGACGCTCCACCGCCGCCCTCGGTGGAATCAACGCCCGCACCCACACCGGCACCGGCGCCGTCACCCGAACCCGCCCCCGTCGCAGAGTCGCCCGCTCCAAGCGTCGCGTCCGGCTGAAGAAACTGTCCGTATTTCTGGAACACCTCGCCGCCACGGCGACAAGCCATTTCGGGAGCGGGACGGGTTATTCCTAGAGGTGCACCCGTGCACTTGGCGTGCGGCAACAATCCACTCGACAAGAATCGAGTGACCGCCTAATACTCCTCCTATCGCTCATCAAACTGTTCGGAGCATCAACGCCGCACACGTTTGTAGGATCGTGAAAAAAAGCAAACGAAGGACACGAAAATGAAAAAACTCATTGTCGCAGTAGTTTGCACGCTGACCACTGGCACGCAGTGGGGGCGCGCACAGACCACAACTATTTACCCGACGATACCGGGAACTACGATCCGGGATTACTCGCAACCTGGAATGAAGGTCGAGACTCAGGGCAGGAGCGTCGTCGTGTATCCTACCCTGCCGGGCACGAGCATTCGCGACTACTCACGCCCTGGAGCTCGCCTCGACACAGATGGCCAGACAACGACCGTGTATCCGACATTGCCTGGCACGACCATTCGGGACTACTCACAACCGGGAGTAAAAGTTGAGACTCATGGAAGGAGCGCTGTAGCCTACCCGACCTTTCCGGGCACTTCCCTCCGCGACTACTCACGCCCCGGCGCTCGCCTCGAAAGCGATGGACGGACAACGAGCGTGTATCCGACATTGCCTGGCTCGACCGTCCGTGACTACTCGCAACCGGGAGTAAAGGTCGAGAGTCAAGGAAGGAGCGCCGTCGCCTACCCGACTGGATACCCGGCGAGCGGTTACTACGGAGCCGCCGATACAACCTCGGGCTACCCCGGTGGAGTTACGCCGCTCGTGGAGGCGCGTCCCAATCCGGTGCGACCGTCTGGCGTCAATCGCTACGACCCGAACTCACTCGCCAATCCATACGGGGCTGGCAACCCCTACAAGGCCGACGGTCTGATGAATCCTTACAGCCAGTATGGCAGTCCATACAGCAACAAGTCTTGGCAGAATCCCTACGCGACCGATGCTCCTAAACTTTACGACAGTCAGGGCAATTATCGTGGCAAGTTGAGCACCAACCCATACGACCCGGATTCGACATCGAACCCTTATGGCAGATACGGCAGCCCTTATTCACCAGACAGTATCAAGAATCCCTACGGTGCTGGCAACCCCTACTCTCCCAAACCCATTTACGTTTTCCCTTCGAGATGAAGACTGTTCCGCCTTCATGTTGATTCTCTAACGGTTGTCTGCCGTTATGCGGAGTCAAGAAGTTCGGAGCAAGGGGTTTGAGCGGCGTGGCGACGCTAGAAGTTGAAAGTGTGCAGGTGGATGGGCAAGAAGGAAGCCGACTGTTCCAGCCATTGCGATCGCCTGCGGACTACCGAAACATCCGGTGCTTCGCGTCGCCGGCGCTGAGGAGATACGCCAGCAGGTCGAGCACTTCGTCGGGCTTGAGCATGTTCAACAGTCCTTCCGGCATGAGCGAAATCTTCGAGGGCTCGATGCTCAACACCTTGCGCGCGTCCACGCCGACGAGTTCGTCGGGGTCGAACATGTTCGAGTTCACGCGGTAGGTGTCGCCGGCAAGGTTGATGATGCGGCCCGTGACCATGGTGCCGTCGTTCAGCTTGAAGACCACGGGCGCGTATTGGTCGCTGACTTCCTTGCTCGGTTCGAGGATGTGTTCCAGCAGGTCGCGCGCGCTGTATTTGCCGGCGGCGCTCGTCAGGTCGGGGCCCATCGCGCCGCCTTCGTTGCCGAAGCGGTGGCAGGCGAAGCACGCCGCCGCGCCGAACATCTTGCGGCCGGACTCGAAGTTCCGCTTCGCCATGCCCTTGTCGAGCAGTGGCGCGAGGTCGGCGACCTTCCACTCCTTCACCATGCTGCGGCCGGCGAAGGCTTCGGCCATCAGTTCGAGCGGCGAGCGTTTCGCGGGCGCGGATTTCACGATGGCGAGCACGGCGGCCTGGTCGGGTTCGGCGACGGCGGCGAGGGCGTCTTTGCGCACGTCGTCCATGAACATGGTGAAGTTCGCGCCGCCGCGCATGGCGATGGATTTGTGGTAAAGCCA
It contains:
- the ruvC gene encoding crossover junction endodeoxyribonuclease RuvC is translated as MSSRGKGLWRPAEFLRASRAVGISARQFERMQARVSGAAKRSATPVSGSHLGSPAAAHQIFLGVDPSLRATGYGVIRLARPFPQTLAHGTIACPAGWELSRCLVKIAATLRDVVRAHKPTVCVVEGLFFAQNLQTALIMGEARGAALVAVAEAGLEIYEVAPRKVKQAIVGYGAAQKLAVAKMVQRMLRLAELPAPDAADALALALTHAQSHGRFSLTGPKRV
- a CDS encoding lytic transglycosylase domain-containing protein, coding for MCAKSREQRRSSQAAAQKECAMCRVQSPDGPRVSAALCTRPDAGVALSCPAADRGNLNTDHSTLPPPPAPHYKDGVHRRWIIFMAAILVVDAIVGWLWWRHWREHRYDSEIVAAARRYNIEPALVKAVVWRESAFDARARGRAGELGLMQLMPASAGEWAAAERVPGFMHKHVLDPRTNTFVGAWYLAHALKRYPATDNPTAYALADYNAGRGNVLKWLQGPAATNSSSFLSQMTFPGTRRYIESVLSERERFRREMAQER
- a CDS encoding MBL fold metallo-hydrolase produces the protein MPLQIELTRDGLYVPRLALWLDPRRSRRGAERVVVTHAHSDHIGSHGEVILTEATAHLMRARVAGRRTEHRLKFGEAAEFRGPSDFYRVTLVPAGHIFGSAMSLVESDGSSLLYTGDFKLRRGLSAEPCEPRRADTLIMETTFGLPWHRFPPVEQVWADIVGFCRAALAEGVTPVLLAYSLGKAQELLLGLAAAGLPVMLQQDAAKLTRICGRCGLAVPPHETFAVESARGKVVVFPPTAKIPDGLAPRRTAVVTGWALDPGARFRFKTDAAFPLSDHADFGELLELAERVRPKRVLTVHGYAKEFAATLRERGVDARAIGQEEQLGLPI
- the priA gene encoding primosomal protein N', whose amino-acid sequence is MVARVTLEIALRKEFDYAVPPELEGRVEVGTRVKVPFGPRQVMGCVTALAEQSPHTNLRFLIGVVGRQSLVTSKVLRLARWIGGYYCCAPEVALKSVLPEAIRREKEGWRERLIVRLVPLLGEAPKLTKRQKDILNIIEERRELLLQELLQAADTTAETVRRLEDRGLVVISPHVSERDPYATEIISRTEPLELNAEQSEALAAVRAALDRGGGAGAGTQEREEAGVAPAPSGISLSRSPALPPATHSTFLLHGVTGSGKTEVYLQAIAHSLSLARGAIVLVPEISLTPQTVERFKARFGHGPLQTQVAVLHSHLSAGERHDEWHKIRQGRARIVIGARSAIFAPVEPLGLIIVDEEHEHSYKQEETPRYHARDVAVVRGQMEGAVVVLGSATPSMESFYNVKRGKYELLGLPHRADHKKMPLVRVVDMRQVARKEKGGPPIFSPELREGILQRLEKKEQVMLFLNRRGYATSLQCPQCGYVAECPNCSVSLTYHRRAQELLCHICAFKSPAPAVCPVAKCRSPAVRYSGLGTERVEEALAKLFPRARVQRMDSDLMRRKDDYRRVLGDFKTGRIDILVGTQMIAKGLHFENVTLVGVIHADLSLHIPDFRAGERTFQLLTQVAGRAGRGDVEGEVFVQSFTPFHPAIQYARRHDFNGFYDQEIEYREQLRYPPATRVALLTLRGRNEEKVKRSADHVAEELATLAKSGAGEGGKAGEREEEGGGFELPLSTGADIQLPRSPTLRPAMAAKPFRDFLVSGPAPAPLLRADSFYRYQLLLRTRQMSRLSRLLAALMESLSLPEDVNLAVDVDPVNLS